The following proteins are encoded in a genomic region of Oceaniferula marina:
- a CDS encoding SprT-like domain-containing protein: MLPLVQQLEFGFTDGQKREADEASGEGFTSGADVCETFSSIEPQVLKSGFDRGLTAQCAESLLCLGLDGVAAVVEVQWNSRMRTTAGRAFWPDARIELNPKLEQLAPDEVQRTLLHELAHLVAYARAGRKRISAHGVEWQLACAQLGIPGERATHSLPLPGRTMARKWRYECPACGEGFDRVRRLKRWAGCYACCKQHNGGYYHRKFRLLESQLDVD; encoded by the coding sequence ATGCTTCCGCTTGTGCAGCAATTGGAGTTTGGTTTTACGGATGGCCAGAAACGGGAAGCCGATGAGGCCTCCGGTGAAGGGTTCACATCCGGGGCCGATGTGTGCGAGACCTTTTCTTCGATCGAGCCACAGGTTTTGAAGTCCGGATTTGACCGGGGCTTGACCGCGCAGTGTGCGGAATCACTGCTGTGTTTGGGCTTGGATGGCGTGGCTGCCGTGGTTGAAGTTCAATGGAACTCTCGTATGCGGACGACGGCGGGGCGTGCATTTTGGCCGGATGCCCGGATTGAACTCAACCCGAAGCTTGAGCAGCTTGCTCCGGATGAGGTGCAGCGAACCTTGTTGCATGAATTGGCACACCTCGTGGCTTATGCCCGTGCCGGTCGCAAGCGGATCAGCGCTCACGGAGTGGAGTGGCAGCTTGCTTGTGCGCAGTTAGGGATTCCGGGGGAGCGGGCGACGCACAGTCTGCCTTTGCCGGGAAGGACGATGGCACGAAAATGGCGCTACGAGTGCCCGGCCTGTGGTGAGGGTTTCGACCGGGTTCGGAGGTTGAAACGCTGGGCCGGTTGCTATGCTTGTTGCAAGCAGCACAATGGTGGCTATTACCACCGAAAGTTCCGGTTGCTTGAGAGCCAGCTTGATGTGGATTAG
- the mpl gene encoding UDP-N-acetylmuramate:L-alanyl-gamma-D-glutamyl-meso-diaminopimelate ligase, which produces MQHIHFIGICGTAMGSVAAAMHAKGFTVTGSDQNVYPPMSTFLEQQGIQIFSGYKAENIPEAAEVIVIGNAVSRGNPEAEAALDRKLLYVSLPEVLKEHFLRGHRNLVVSGTHGKTTTSSMLAWLLKSAGEDPSHMIGGIPRNLGKGASFTDSDFVVLEGDEYDTAFFDKRSKFLHYLPEVVIINNIEFDHADIYDSLDEIKLTFKRLLNIVPRNGVAFVNGDCANSMEVAAGAPAPIQTVGMGEHCDLRISAVDYRSDGTAFSLDGEVYTIPMAGEFNVRNAAMAVCAARFSGFTPDQIRSGLLSFEGIARRQEVRGEVGGVKVIDDFAHHPTAIGLAVDSLRQQYPGSRLWVLFEPRSNTTRRNVFQTELAEALAKADLAVVPMVPDADKVAESDRLDPERLISDVTSRGTSAWHCEDVEQIVDLVGEKSKPGDTVAVLSNGGFGGIHQKLLDRLALK; this is translated from the coding sequence ATGCAGCATATTCATTTTATTGGTATTTGTGGGACGGCCATGGGCTCGGTAGCGGCGGCGATGCACGCCAAAGGCTTTACGGTGACGGGTTCGGACCAGAACGTGTATCCTCCGATGTCGACTTTTCTCGAGCAACAGGGGATTCAAATTTTTTCAGGATACAAAGCGGAGAATATTCCCGAGGCCGCGGAAGTCATCGTGATTGGGAATGCCGTCAGCCGGGGCAACCCGGAGGCAGAAGCCGCACTTGATCGGAAGTTGCTTTATGTTTCTTTGCCCGAGGTCCTGAAAGAGCACTTTCTGCGTGGGCACCGGAATCTGGTGGTGAGTGGCACCCATGGGAAAACAACAACGAGCTCCATGCTTGCCTGGTTGTTGAAGTCGGCCGGCGAGGACCCTAGCCATATGATCGGAGGGATTCCACGGAACCTTGGCAAGGGAGCCTCTTTTACCGATTCCGATTTTGTTGTGTTAGAAGGGGACGAGTATGATACGGCCTTCTTTGACAAGCGGTCGAAATTTTTGCACTACCTCCCCGAGGTTGTGATCATCAATAACATCGAATTTGATCATGCGGATATTTACGATTCCTTGGACGAGATTAAGCTGACGTTCAAGCGCTTGCTCAATATTGTTCCTCGTAATGGGGTGGCTTTTGTCAATGGCGACTGCGCAAACAGCATGGAGGTGGCTGCAGGAGCTCCTGCACCCATCCAAACGGTTGGCATGGGTGAGCATTGTGATCTCAGGATCTCAGCGGTGGATTACCGATCTGATGGGACGGCTTTTTCTTTGGACGGTGAGGTGTATACCATTCCGATGGCGGGTGAGTTCAATGTTCGCAATGCGGCTATGGCGGTGTGTGCCGCGCGCTTTTCCGGCTTCACGCCTGATCAGATTCGGAGTGGCCTATTAAGTTTTGAAGGTATTGCCCGGCGGCAGGAAGTCCGTGGGGAGGTCGGAGGTGTCAAGGTGATCGATGATTTTGCCCACCACCCGACGGCGATCGGCCTGGCAGTTGACAGTTTGCGGCAGCAATACCCCGGTTCTCGCTTGTGGGTATTATTCGAGCCTCGATCGAATACGACCCGCCGCAATGTGTTTCAAACGGAGTTGGCGGAGGCCCTTGCCAAAGCTGATCTTGCGGTGGTGCCGATGGTGCCTGATGCGGACAAGGTGGCGGAGTCAGACCGTCTGGATCCGGAGCGCTTGATCTCGGATGTGACGAGTCGGGGAACCTCAGCCTGGCACTGTGAGGACGTGGAGCAGATCGTCGATCTTGTTGGGGAAAAATCCAAACCCGGCGATACCGTGGCGGTGCTTAGCAATGGTGGCTTTGGTGGGATTCACCAGAAGTTGCTCGATAGGCTTGCACTGAAATAG
- a CDS encoding HAD family hydrolase: MAIAQNTIALVFDYDQTLSPSYMQDDVVFPEFGINPESFWKKCNALVTEQEWDGELAYMQCLLDYLEMDQVNNEQLQKLGANLTFFPGVETVFDELRESCLTSAHLAQDISIEYYIVSSGLKALLEGSSIRDKFEAIYGCEFGEDTQGRIRYSKRTISHTTKTQFLFRINKGLLDLSEDVNDHLSPELRPVPFENMIYVGDGPTDVPCFTVMRKAGGNAIAVYNPDDPSRRSFRKCYQLCAKANRVKHIAPADYRAGSHLRLLMEEMVSEVADRILRQRTDEIQGGTVAAPQF; the protein is encoded by the coding sequence ATGGCCATTGCTCAAAATACCATTGCCCTTGTTTTTGATTACGATCAAACCTTGAGTCCCAGCTACATGCAGGATGATGTGGTGTTCCCTGAGTTTGGAATCAACCCGGAATCGTTTTGGAAAAAGTGCAATGCTCTCGTAACCGAGCAGGAGTGGGATGGTGAGTTGGCCTACATGCAGTGTTTGTTGGATTACCTGGAAATGGACCAGGTGAACAATGAACAACTTCAGAAGCTCGGGGCCAACCTGACGTTTTTTCCCGGTGTCGAAACCGTCTTTGACGAGTTGCGTGAGTCCTGCCTGACCTCGGCTCATTTGGCTCAGGATATCAGCATTGAGTATTACATCGTTTCGTCCGGGTTGAAGGCGTTGTTGGAAGGCAGCAGTATCCGGGATAAGTTTGAAGCTATTTATGGATGTGAGTTCGGTGAGGATACGCAAGGACGGATCCGGTATTCCAAAAGGACGATCTCCCATACGACCAAGACGCAGTTTTTGTTCCGGATCAACAAAGGCTTGTTGGATCTGTCCGAAGATGTGAATGATCATTTGTCGCCGGAGTTGAGGCCGGTGCCCTTCGAGAATATGATCTATGTCGGGGACGGACCTACGGATGTCCCTTGTTTTACCGTGATGCGCAAAGCCGGGGGGAATGCCATTGCGGTGTATAACCCGGACGACCCCAGCCGCCGCAGCTTTCGTAAGTGTTACCAACTTTGTGCCAAGGCCAATCGGGTGAAACACATCGCGCCAGCGGATTACCGTGCGGGGAGTCATCTCAGACTCTTGATGGAGGAGATGGTGAGTGAGGTGGCGGACCGCATTTTACGTCAGCGGACAGATGAAATCCAGGGAGGGACAGTGGCTGCACCGCAGTTCTAA
- a CDS encoding peptidylprolyl isomerase, protein MKNYAITLMTMLAASVLATADEAKKEAAPVAKPAAIEDVKIVLSTSKGDISATLYASKAPMTVANFLNLAKRGYYNGLTFHRVIPNFMIQGGDPRGTGTGGPGYRFADEIHPQLVHDGPGVFSMANAGPGTNGSQFFVTHKDTPWLNGKHTVFGKVSKGQDVVNKIAKGDTIKGIKILGSTDALFAAQKQNIDKWNAVLDAKK, encoded by the coding sequence ATGAAAAATTATGCGATTACATTGATGACGATGTTGGCGGCCAGTGTGCTGGCCACCGCGGACGAAGCCAAAAAAGAAGCGGCTCCGGTTGCCAAGCCAGCGGCTATTGAGGATGTTAAGATTGTCTTGAGCACCAGCAAGGGGGACATTTCGGCCACCTTGTATGCGTCCAAGGCTCCGATGACCGTGGCGAACTTCCTCAACCTGGCCAAGCGCGGGTATTATAACGGACTGACCTTTCACCGGGTGATTCCCAACTTTATGATTCAGGGTGGTGATCCACGCGGCACGGGAACCGGAGGTCCGGGGTACCGTTTTGCGGATGAGATTCACCCCCAGTTGGTTCACGATGGCCCAGGTGTCTTTTCCATGGCCAATGCTGGTCCTGGAACCAACGGCTCCCAGTTTTTTGTTACCCACAAGGATACTCCTTGGTTGAATGGCAAGCACACCGTGTTTGGCAAGGTGAGCAAAGGTCAGGATGTGGTGAATAAGATTGCCAAAGGTGACACGATCAAAGGGATCAAAATTCTGGGGTCGACGGATGCCTTGTTTGCTGCGCAGAAGCAGAACATTGACAAGTGGAATGCGGTGCTTGATGCCAAGAAGTAA
- a CDS encoding sugar-binding domain-containing protein: MIQSADASTRRTAFDDGWSYAPAQASAKAIADGGVAWHGRLTKEFRMPESASERKIYLEFEDVRDAARVSLNGQVVGEWTHGYRAFRMDVTPYLRFGAANVLQMDLGQGAVSDEDRLQGRVWLINSPMIHIAHWGTYITTPEVDDQQATVEVETTIDNGSGKESQLVVRTEILDQGQVVASRDSRVRAKQTGMARAQLTVLNPKRWDGDNQHLYTLRTTLFLAGKMLDRKETAFGIRRTEWNVHHRVEPNGMRGLILADDLLGGQSQW; this comes from the coding sequence ATGATTCAGAGTGCGGATGCCTCAACACGCCGGACCGCCTTTGATGACGGGTGGTCGTATGCACCAGCGCAGGCGAGTGCCAAGGCGATCGCTGATGGCGGCGTGGCATGGCATGGTCGGCTGACAAAGGAATTCCGGATGCCTGAATCTGCGAGTGAACGGAAAATTTACCTCGAGTTTGAGGATGTGCGGGATGCGGCCAGGGTGAGCTTGAATGGGCAAGTTGTCGGGGAATGGACACATGGGTACCGTGCATTCCGGATGGATGTGACGCCTTATTTGCGTTTTGGGGCTGCCAATGTGTTGCAGATGGACCTTGGTCAAGGAGCGGTATCCGATGAGGACCGATTGCAGGGGCGGGTGTGGTTGATCAATTCACCGATGATTCACATTGCGCATTGGGGGACGTATATTACCACTCCTGAGGTTGACGATCAGCAAGCGACTGTGGAAGTGGAAACGACGATTGATAATGGTTCGGGAAAAGAGTCGCAATTGGTGGTGAGGACTGAGATTTTGGATCAGGGACAGGTGGTGGCTTCTCGTGATTCCAGGGTGCGAGCCAAGCAAACAGGCATGGCGAGGGCACAGCTTACCGTGCTGAACCCCAAACGCTGGGATGGTGACAATCAACATCTTTACACCTTGAGAACGACCCTTTTCCTGGCCGGTAAGATGCTCGATCGTAAGGAAACGGCCTTTGGGATCCGGCGGACGGAATGGAACGTTCACCACCGGGTGGAGCCGAATGGCATGCGGGGGTTGATCTTAGCCGACGACTTACTTGGCGGGCAGAGCCAATGGTGA
- the murG gene encoding undecaprenyldiphospho-muramoylpentapeptide beta-N-acetylglucosaminyltransferase, with protein MNVLIACGGTGGHLFPGIAVAEVLEKQGHQVLLLISEKKVDAQASQKYGILKFKTVPAIAKPATLSPKMIPFLLRLRQSIRQCKTILTEHQIDVVLGMGGFTSLPPVYAGKRMKLATYIHDSNALPGKANRLTSRWCRNVLLGLQAASPYFKAKKVVITGTPVRQELRAPLRQDRSRALFKLPSDGKAVLIMGGSQGAQKLNTLVVEAAKALGQIDPPTKPKSLADDVAERKTKAVEAAQSMTAPTEASSTSAQQRATTAKKKSGPPKVRFLHITGEADYQRVKELSKDIEGYHVLSFCDNMAAAYAACDFALCRAGASSITELCHVGLPSILVPYPYAADDHQTFNAKVVEDAGACILRQEADLDSQTLIRDITKLISDDNALAHMSEQSKSLDVSDAAEQICKVVTSTN; from the coding sequence ATGAATGTGTTAATTGCATGTGGGGGCACAGGTGGACACCTGTTCCCGGGGATTGCTGTCGCCGAGGTTTTGGAAAAACAAGGCCATCAGGTTTTACTCCTCATTTCCGAGAAAAAAGTCGATGCCCAGGCATCACAAAAATACGGAATCCTCAAATTTAAAACTGTCCCCGCCATTGCCAAACCGGCCACCCTCTCGCCGAAGATGATTCCCTTTCTTCTCCGGCTGCGCCAGTCAATCCGCCAGTGCAAAACCATCCTCACCGAACACCAAATCGATGTGGTGCTCGGCATGGGAGGCTTCACCTCCCTGCCTCCGGTCTACGCCGGAAAACGCATGAAACTGGCCACCTACATCCACGACTCGAATGCCCTGCCAGGCAAAGCCAACCGCCTCACCTCACGCTGGTGCCGGAACGTCCTGCTCGGACTGCAAGCCGCCAGCCCCTACTTCAAGGCTAAAAAAGTCGTCATCACAGGCACTCCGGTCAGACAGGAACTACGCGCCCCCCTCCGCCAAGACCGGTCACGGGCTCTATTCAAACTCCCCTCCGACGGCAAGGCTGTCTTGATCATGGGCGGTAGTCAGGGAGCCCAAAAACTCAACACGCTCGTCGTCGAAGCCGCCAAAGCCTTGGGTCAAATCGATCCACCCACGAAACCCAAGAGTCTGGCCGATGATGTTGCCGAGCGCAAAACCAAAGCCGTGGAGGCCGCCCAATCCATGACGGCGCCAACCGAGGCTTCAAGCACCAGCGCCCAACAACGGGCCACCACCGCGAAAAAAAAATCCGGCCCGCCCAAAGTCCGCTTTTTACACATCACTGGCGAAGCCGACTACCAACGGGTCAAGGAACTGTCCAAGGATATAGAAGGATACCACGTCTTATCCTTCTGCGACAACATGGCTGCCGCCTACGCCGCATGCGACTTCGCGCTCTGCCGCGCCGGAGCATCCAGCATTACTGAGCTCTGCCACGTTGGCTTACCCTCCATCCTTGTCCCCTATCCCTACGCGGCCGACGACCACCAGACATTCAATGCCAAAGTCGTCGAGGATGCCGGAGCTTGTATTTTACGCCAGGAAGCCGATCTCGATAGCCAGACACTGATCCGGGACATCACCAAGCTGATCAGCGATGACAACGCGCTTGCACACATGTCCGAACAATCCAAAAGCCTCGACGTCAGCGATGCCGCCGAGCAAATTTGCAAGGTCGTTACTTCAACAAACTAA
- the murC gene encoding UDP-N-acetylmuramate--L-alanine ligase: protein MSINELSRRLTNNENPISVHLIGVAGSGMSGLALLLLGMGHRVSGSDRVTTSETDRMQGLGLRFSSPHHADEVHDADVVVYSSAIREDNVARAEARKLGIPCIRRAECLAAILHTREGVIIAGTHGKTTTSAMCAHVLRRGGIVPCHYVGAEIPVLGTNAHWQEEAELMIAEGDESDGTLALYQPRHTVVLNIEEEHLDFYRDINHIKEVFTQVLDQTKEHKIYFSGCPVASELCKNRPGAISYGWENADYIATDIGESGGTVTFDVNKHGDLLGRVELGIPGRHNVLNALAAIAVADAAGVDFQLVSRALSTFAGAKRRFENKYFSPKLRIIDDYGHHPTEVAATLQTARSLNPNRLVVVFQPHRYSRTQKLAAEFGQALQAADQVFVTDIYPASELPIEGVTAQTIVDAIQAHGDTKASVVGDIPTAHYQVGNALKEGDMLITLGAGNVHTIGTRIARDMAVLEEMLRYCRNDSARQVQAKLYEPMNRHTTILCGGPAQFWIEPNTSEAFAFIVAYCRERGIPQRVIGRGSNLLVRDGGIRGAVIHPTGGEFSDVHIDGDIITAGAGARFKKVASVAASQNLTGMEWMEGIPGNVGGGLRMNAGAMGIETFDQVISVRFLDEDGEIRERTREEIIAYYRNVPELRRNFALSAKFQAKPSSPVKIAERMETSKAKRKNSQPIAASAGCVFKNPEEIPAGQLVEQLGMKNASHGKARVSSIHGNFIVNDGKASAGDVLSLIDTIRHKAKSEYNIDLETEVQIIGEDEITF from the coding sequence ATGAGCATCAACGAACTCAGCCGACGCCTCACCAACAACGAAAACCCCATTTCCGTCCACCTGATTGGTGTTGCGGGTTCAGGAATGAGTGGTTTGGCCTTGCTTCTGCTCGGCATGGGGCACCGTGTCAGCGGTTCAGACCGGGTAACCACCTCCGAGACCGATCGCATGCAAGGGCTCGGGCTGCGCTTTTCAAGCCCGCACCACGCCGACGAAGTCCACGATGCGGACGTCGTCGTTTACTCATCAGCAATCCGTGAAGACAATGTCGCCCGGGCCGAAGCCCGCAAGCTCGGCATCCCCTGCATCCGACGCGCCGAGTGCCTTGCCGCCATCCTGCACACCCGCGAAGGCGTGATCATTGCCGGCACCCATGGGAAAACCACCACCTCCGCGATGTGCGCTCACGTCCTCCGTCGCGGTGGTATCGTCCCCTGCCACTATGTCGGAGCCGAAATCCCGGTGCTTGGAACCAACGCCCACTGGCAAGAAGAGGCCGAACTTATGATCGCCGAAGGTGATGAAAGTGATGGCACCCTCGCACTCTACCAACCGAGACACACGGTCGTCCTCAACATCGAGGAAGAGCACCTCGACTTCTATCGGGATATCAACCACATCAAAGAAGTTTTCACCCAGGTGCTCGACCAAACTAAAGAGCATAAGATTTACTTCTCAGGCTGCCCGGTAGCCAGTGAACTCTGCAAAAACCGCCCAGGCGCCATTTCCTACGGCTGGGAAAACGCCGACTACATCGCAACCGATATTGGAGAGTCCGGGGGAACCGTCACCTTCGATGTCAACAAACATGGCGATCTGCTCGGGCGTGTCGAACTCGGTATCCCCGGCAGACACAACGTGCTCAACGCCCTTGCCGCCATCGCTGTTGCCGATGCCGCCGGTGTCGATTTCCAACTGGTTTCCCGAGCGCTCTCCACCTTTGCCGGGGCAAAACGCCGATTCGAAAACAAGTATTTTTCTCCAAAGCTCAGGATCATTGACGACTACGGCCACCACCCGACCGAAGTGGCCGCCACCCTGCAAACCGCCCGTTCGCTCAACCCCAACCGTCTGGTCGTGGTCTTCCAGCCACACCGCTACAGCCGAACCCAAAAACTGGCCGCCGAATTCGGCCAAGCCCTGCAAGCTGCCGACCAAGTCTTTGTCACTGACATCTATCCGGCCAGCGAACTACCGATCGAAGGTGTCACCGCCCAAACCATCGTCGACGCCATCCAAGCCCATGGCGACACCAAGGCGTCCGTCGTGGGAGACATCCCAACCGCCCACTACCAAGTGGGGAACGCTTTAAAAGAAGGCGACATGCTGATCACTCTGGGAGCAGGCAACGTCCACACCATCGGCACCCGTATCGCACGTGACATGGCCGTGCTCGAAGAAATGCTCCGCTACTGCCGTAACGACAGCGCCCGCCAGGTTCAGGCGAAACTCTACGAACCGATGAACCGCCACACCACCATCCTCTGCGGCGGCCCGGCACAATTCTGGATCGAACCCAACACCTCCGAAGCCTTCGCCTTCATCGTTGCCTATTGCCGCGAACGGGGAATCCCCCAGCGAGTCATCGGCAGAGGATCCAACCTCCTGGTCCGGGACGGCGGCATCCGCGGTGCGGTGATCCACCCCACCGGCGGAGAATTTTCAGATGTGCATATCGATGGCGATATCATCACAGCCGGAGCCGGTGCCCGTTTCAAAAAAGTAGCCAGCGTGGCGGCCAGCCAGAACCTGACAGGGATGGAATGGATGGAAGGCATCCCTGGCAACGTCGGCGGAGGCCTGCGAATGAATGCGGGTGCCATGGGTATCGAAACCTTCGACCAAGTCATCAGCGTACGCTTCCTCGATGAAGACGGGGAAATCCGCGAACGCACACGTGAGGAAATCATCGCTTACTACCGCAACGTCCCCGAGCTCCGCAGAAACTTCGCCCTCTCAGCCAAGTTCCAGGCCAAGCCATCCTCCCCGGTAAAAATCGCTGAGCGCATGGAAACATCCAAAGCCAAACGCAAAAATTCACAACCGATCGCCGCAAGCGCCGGATGCGTCTTCAAAAACCCGGAGGAAATACCCGCCGGCCAATTGGTGGAACAACTCGGCATGAAAAATGCGAGCCACGGCAAAGCCCGGGTCTCATCAATCCACGGAAACTTCATCGTCAACGACGGCAAAGCCAGCGCCGGCGATGTACTCTCCCTGATCGATACCATCCGCCACAAAGCCAAATCAGAATACAACATCGACCTCGAAACCGAAGTCCAAATCATTGGCGAAGATGAAATCACATTCTAA
- a CDS encoding D-alanine--D-alanine ligase produces the protein MDKDSLIAVLMGGPGSERQVSLASGNAVLEALLAQGLNAVGVDVTSTNLELPEGTKLCFNVIHGTFGEDGTMQSQLEELNIPYTGAGQQSSQLAFDKVASKEAFIAHDVPTPGSEIVDCSAGVKLPEMPLPYVVKPPREGSSVGVHIVRSESEALAAIEDAASYGNEVLVEAFIEGKELTVGILDGEALPVVHIAPRSGFYDMKNKYPWMSEEGGTDYYCPADLDETTTRRVQEAAAAAHQSLGIEIYSRVDVLLDADNRPYVLEANTIPGMTASSLLPKAAQAVGYGFGPLCEKIADLSLALRAPSH, from the coding sequence ATGGACAAAGACTCACTCATCGCCGTTCTCATGGGCGGCCCAGGCTCCGAACGCCAGGTATCACTAGCCTCCGGTAATGCAGTGCTGGAAGCGCTGCTCGCACAAGGCTTGAACGCTGTGGGCGTGGATGTCACCAGCACGAACCTTGAGCTCCCCGAGGGAACCAAACTCTGCTTCAACGTCATCCATGGAACCTTCGGAGAAGATGGCACCATGCAGAGCCAACTCGAGGAACTCAACATCCCCTACACCGGCGCGGGCCAACAAAGCAGCCAACTCGCCTTTGACAAGGTGGCAAGTAAAGAAGCATTCATCGCCCACGACGTGCCCACCCCAGGCTCGGAAATTGTTGATTGTTCAGCGGGCGTCAAACTCCCCGAGATGCCACTGCCATACGTGGTCAAACCTCCCCGCGAAGGATCCAGCGTCGGGGTGCACATCGTCCGCAGTGAATCCGAGGCGCTGGCCGCCATCGAAGACGCAGCCAGCTACGGGAACGAAGTTCTGGTCGAAGCCTTTATCGAGGGCAAGGAACTCACCGTTGGCATCCTCGACGGAGAAGCCTTACCAGTCGTGCACATCGCACCACGAAGCGGCTTCTACGACATGAAAAACAAGTATCCGTGGATGAGTGAGGAGGGCGGAACCGACTACTACTGCCCCGCCGATCTTGATGAAACAACCACCCGCCGCGTGCAAGAAGCCGCAGCCGCAGCCCACCAATCACTGGGTATTGAAATCTACTCACGAGTCGATGTCCTGCTGGATGCCGATAATCGCCCCTACGTTCTCGAGGCCAACACCATCCCTGGCATGACCGCCAGCAGCCTGCTGCCCAAAGCAGCCCAAGCTGTTGGTTATGGCTTCGGCCCTCTGTGCGAAAAAATTGCCGATCTCTCGTTAGCCTTACGTGCACCGTCTCACTAA
- a CDS encoding cell division protein FtsQ/DivIB, protein MPLIKFRKKTSRSLRSHRTVRRGGDIQKLHIKVSSPRIVMIQIMNGIGKGLKLSIVFALIGLAAWGGYKGMRHAFIDNEKYKLQEIKLQTNGHLDHQRVVEVAGINLNDSIFAVNAEDARKRLNALPEVIDSSVNRRLPGTLKIKITERVPVVWLECDQLGYPGRKDGGILADKDGITFPCEGALWQTARDLPVIVLKESTVDDFELGKPMQHRDAMRALRLIQRFSNTGIRNDWLPERVILVNNYSMDAVCNDGTRATFGMYEHERQMRDFIKISEHTRKTQRNIQHINLIPKKNIPVRFAATPQLVQPNTP, encoded by the coding sequence ATGCCCCTGATCAAATTCCGAAAAAAAACATCCCGCAGCCTGCGCTCCCACCGGACCGTCAGACGCGGTGGTGATATTCAAAAGCTGCACATCAAGGTCAGCTCCCCGAGGATCGTCATGATCCAGATCATGAATGGGATTGGCAAGGGGCTGAAGCTCTCCATCGTGTTCGCCCTGATTGGGCTCGCCGCATGGGGTGGCTACAAAGGAATGCGACACGCCTTCATCGATAACGAAAAATACAAACTTCAAGAGATCAAACTTCAAACCAATGGCCACCTCGACCATCAACGGGTCGTGGAAGTTGCCGGGATCAACCTCAATGACAGCATCTTTGCGGTCAACGCAGAAGATGCCCGCAAACGTCTCAACGCCCTCCCCGAAGTGATTGATAGTTCCGTCAACCGACGCTTACCCGGCACGCTCAAAATTAAAATCACCGAACGTGTCCCCGTCGTTTGGCTCGAGTGCGACCAGCTCGGTTACCCCGGGCGCAAGGATGGAGGCATCCTGGCCGACAAGGATGGCATCACCTTCCCCTGCGAAGGTGCTCTCTGGCAAACCGCACGCGACCTTCCAGTGATCGTGCTCAAAGAGTCCACGGTCGACGATTTTGAACTGGGAAAACCCATGCAACACCGCGATGCCATGAGAGCCCTGCGGCTGATCCAACGCTTCAGCAATACCGGGATCAGAAACGATTGGCTTCCCGAGCGCGTGATCCTCGTCAACAACTACTCGATGGATGCCGTGTGCAACGATGGAACCAGAGCAACCTTCGGTATGTATGAGCACGAACGCCAAATGCGGGACTTTATTAAAATCAGTGAACATACACGCAAAACCCAGCGTAACATTCAACACATCAACCTGATTCCCAAGAAAAACATCCCCGTGCGCTTTGCCGCCACCCCCCAGCTCGTTCAGCCCAACACACCCTGA